One window of the Cryptomeria japonica chromosome 7, Sugi_1.0, whole genome shotgun sequence genome contains the following:
- the LOC131078773 gene encoding germin-like protein subfamily 1 member 7 isoform X1, protein MRSLVVVAVVLSIMNAGVYGADPDPLTDFAPGLKTFTLRDIFSNGDVSVDSGGVRAATSVAKFPAAASQGLQYVRFKMVPCGVNLPHTHPRATEMLTLISGGPLQVGFVDTQGQAFIDILHPGDVTIFPRGTMHFEINIGFKEADYISALNSQNPGVLTSSVSILKLPLTTVATAFNITERAVKKLESTIYASGRGLKKTSKSGCVPGRDITVDF, encoded by the exons ATGAGGTCATTGGTTGTAGTTGCAGTTGTTCTTAGCATTATGAATGCAGGTGTTTATGGAGCAGACCCTGATCCTCTTACAGACTTCGCTCCTGGACTAAAAACCTTCACTCTCCGCGACATTTTCTCTAATGGAGATGTTAGTGTCGATTCCGGAGGAGTACGTGCTGCCACTTCAGTCGCCAAGTTTCCTGCAGCAGC ATCACAGGGCCTGCAATATGTGAGGTTCAAGATGGTTCCATGTGGGGTAAATTTACCGCATACTCATCCACGAGCCACAGAAATGCTTACTCTTATCTCGGGAGGGCCTCTTCAAGTTGGTTTTGTTGACACTCAAG GTCAAGCTTTCATTGATATTCTGCATCCTGGAGATGTCACCATATTTCCGAGGGGAACAATGCATTTTGAGATTAATATTGGATTTAAAGAAGCTGACTATATCTCTGCTCTCAACAGTCAAAATCCTGGTGTTCTG ACAAGCAGCGTGTCAATATTGAAGCTTCCATTGACAACTGTGGCAACAGCTTTCAACATAACCGAACGGGCTGTAAAGAAATTAGAATCAACGATATATGCCAGTGGAAGGGGACTGAAGAAAACGTCCAAAAGCGGTTGTGTTCCAGGAAGAGATATTACTGTCGACTTTTAA
- the LOC131078773 gene encoding germin-like protein subfamily 1 member 7 isoform X2: MRSLVVVAVVLSIMNAGVYGADPDPLTDFAPGLKTFTLRDIFSNGDVSVDSGGVRAATSVAKFPAAASQGLQYVRFKMVPCGVNLPHTHPRATEMLTLISGGPLQVGFVDTQAFIDILHPGDVTIFPRGTMHFEINIGFKEADYISALNSQNPGVLTSSVSILKLPLTTVATAFNITERAVKKLESTIYASGRGLKKTSKSGCVPGRDITVDF; the protein is encoded by the exons ATGAGGTCATTGGTTGTAGTTGCAGTTGTTCTTAGCATTATGAATGCAGGTGTTTATGGAGCAGACCCTGATCCTCTTACAGACTTCGCTCCTGGACTAAAAACCTTCACTCTCCGCGACATTTTCTCTAATGGAGATGTTAGTGTCGATTCCGGAGGAGTACGTGCTGCCACTTCAGTCGCCAAGTTTCCTGCAGCAGC ATCACAGGGCCTGCAATATGTGAGGTTCAAGATGGTTCCATGTGGGGTAAATTTACCGCATACTCATCCACGAGCCACAGAAATGCTTACTCTTATCTCGGGAGGGCCTCTTCAAGTTGGTTTTGTTGACACTCAAG CTTTCATTGATATTCTGCATCCTGGAGATGTCACCATATTTCCGAGGGGAACAATGCATTTTGAGATTAATATTGGATTTAAAGAAGCTGACTATATCTCTGCTCTCAACAGTCAAAATCCTGGTGTTCTG ACAAGCAGCGTGTCAATATTGAAGCTTCCATTGACAACTGTGGCAACAGCTTTCAACATAACCGAACGGGCTGTAAAGAAATTAGAATCAACGATATATGCCAGTGGAAGGGGACTGAAGAAAACGTCCAAAAGCGGTTGTGTTCCAGGAAGAGATATTACTGTCGACTTTTAA